The proteins below are encoded in one region of Plutella xylostella chromosome 13, ilPluXylo3.1, whole genome shotgun sequence:
- the LOC119692236 gene encoding G1/S-specific cyclin-D3 yields MELLCGERVSPVSAGAAAAAGRAGPDPVLLRRRVLDNLLRTEERYAVSANYFGSVQHELTPHMRRLVAEWMLEVCEDQNSQEEVFPLAMSYLDRFLSVCAVSKTQLQLLGTACLLLASKLREPGAAGLPADLLVFYTANSITLNDLYSWELLVLSKLKWDVAGVTAHDFLPLLLTRLPLGALVDQDMVTRHAQTFISLAARDYGFTLYSPSTLAAGCVAAALRGLGLDGHLPRLTELTRVDADCLHTCLDQVELMVQATIAAAALNEQRPPWTPPQDKPPASAATPTDVRDVHF; encoded by the exons ATGGAGCTGCTATGTGGCGAGCGGGTGAGCCCGGTgtcggcgggcgcggcggcggcggcggggcgcgcggggccgGACCCCGTGCTGCTGCGGCGCCGCGTGCTGGACAACCTGCTCCGCACGGAGGAGCGCTACGCCGTCTCCGCCAACTACTTCGGCTCGGTGCAGCACGAGCTGACGCCGCACATGCGCCGCCTGGTCGCCGAGTGGATGCTAGAG GTATGTGAAGACCAGAACAGCCAAGAGGAGGTGTTTCCGCTGGCCATGTCGTACCTGGACCGGTTCCTGAGCGTCTGCGCGGTGTCCAAGACCCAGCTGCAGCTGCTGGGGACCGCCTGCCTGCTGCTCGCCTCCAAGCTCCGGGAGCCGGGCGCCGCGGGGCTCCCTGCGGACCTGCTGGTCTTCTACACGGCCAATAGCATCACGCTCAACGATCTATAT AGTTGGGAGCTGCTGGTGCTGTCGAAGCTGAAGTGGGACGTGGCGGGCGTGACGGCGCACGACTTCCTGCCGCTGCTGCTGACGCGGCTGCCGCTGGGCGCGCTGGTCGACCAGGACATGGTCACGCGCCACGCCCAGACCTTCATCTCCCTTGCTGCCCGAG ACTACGGGTTCACGCTATACTCCCCGAGCACGCTGGCGGCGGGCtgcgtggcggcggcgctgcgggGGCTGGGGCTCGACGGGCACCTGCCGCGGCTGACCGAGCTCACGCGAGTGGACGCCGACTGCCTGCACACCTGCCTCGACCAGGTCGAGCTCATGGTGCAGGCCAccatcgccgccgccgccctaaACGAGCAGCGCCCGCCCTGGACCCCGCCCCAGGACAAGCCGCCCGCTAGCGCCGCCACGCCCACCGACGTGCGCGACGTACACTTCTAG